One region of Mangifera indica cultivar Alphonso chromosome 3, CATAS_Mindica_2.1, whole genome shotgun sequence genomic DNA includes:
- the LOC123211405 gene encoding SAC3 family protein B-like isoform X1 → MASNCSGFGKQSGPSVPAKPLPIFGNLTPPPPSSSSPFPNLTPTPLPRQPEVAERTTSRSVPFGSSGPAVKPYLSSRVSRSDSLVDNHSPLAPLRMVSPSAFQSNHSVHAFHPSFDEGQQPFLSSPAGDDHAKLLGNYPNLLAHQGQSRVSPNLGSYDSGRSYFEQVPNMQGSKQTNSPHVQSANGLTWENPQFTPNDSKRFNGFHSSADSQAPQRSVPSANSTGVAATRFTSSPVSKRTRSPPHSSGEGISGDLNSTQYDSEREMQAKAKRLARFKFELSEDVQTSPDVADQIISTNRHGQSAGERQKIVGAPSLESEKDYPNDNSPSDYESLETSSIIIGLCPDMCPESERAERERKGDLDQFERLDGDRNQTSKYLAVKKYNRTAEREANLIRPMPILQKTVGYLLDLLDQPYDERFLGLYNFLWDRMRAIRMDLRMQHIFNQEAITMLEQMIRLHIMAMHELCEYTKGEGFSEGFDAHLNIEQMNKASVELFQMYDDHRKKGISVPTEKEFRGYYALLKLDKHPGYKVEPTELSLDLAKMTPEIRQTPEVLFAREVARACRMGNFLAFFRLARKASYLQACLMHAHFAKLRTQALAALHSGLLNSQGLPVAHVGRWLGMEDEDIESLLEYHGFLIKEYEEPYMVKEGQFLNSDSDYPTKCSKLVHMKRSKSMVEDILASTQAISLPTEAKKEIQLDKILKHDTTAISSVGRKISVSAVDEEMPDSAIISSPKITRPVPPLIETLMVDRQGQDGHKVTTTCTSPRSLSVAHTSPKPQPARNVSEGKRGNDSLFRMSPENKIAFGTEVFPIQIVSRTSQRYRSPSFRRYDCSVENTLPQIVAVNNLEGEEPSVAHQEKEKDEDMISENDEAMENEKYEVMASHLEEAAAAKLKLILRLWRRRCSKQKELHKQRKLAVNAALNSLSLGPPIQNNKVQPFTRGEFDIDHVMEERCEKHERSWSKLNVSDVIAGILGRRNRDAKFLCWKIIVCSQDSQGEEHTLRSHVSHFAAVSWLFSKLMPPRNDNDDDLVVSSPGLSIWKKWLPSQSVSDLTCCFSVVKEAKINHPNDAVCGASAVLFLVSESIPWKLQKIQLNNLLTSIPSSSCLPLLILSSSYNDEVLDPSAVIVNGLGLHDIDKSRVKSFTVKFLVGNHQMGYLDGFFSDKQLREGLEWLANESPVQPVVHCVKTRELILTHLGSALEMLNKLSDYQVSPNHCVSAFNEALDQSWEEIVAAAKANPSNWPCPEIAMVVNSDDEYFMQNCCVPPLGWSSAARIESLKCSLQNLKLPAFPDDIYWLSRGSNMGKEIEIQRSQLENCLIRYLTQSCDLMGIRLATKEAFVMLQRSTRLELQNLTYYMVPNWVVIFRRIFNWRLMSLTNGVLSPVYVLEEHFAASASYNLDKLGLKGTLSLSPYSLSNLSLDEVLDVGFSSLLTQRTHFQPEAHRHLPAIASNGEVQEPHSQLEVHRHLLAIAANGEVQEPHSQPEVHRHLLAVASNGEVQEPLSQPEVHRHLLAIPSNGEVQEPAEIINLEEDEKNSSLNDKFVVADNVFNTNRKSDQTASEITLPRNVMREAENLSNLLERCYFVQNTNEKKLSVFF, encoded by the exons ATGGCGTCTAATTGTTCAGGGTTTGGAAAGCAGTCAGGCCCCTCTGTCCCCGCAAAACCCCTTCCCATTTTCGGAAACTTAACTCCTCCACCTCCatcctcttcttctccttttcccAATCTTACCCCAACTCCATTGCCCAG GCAACCTGAAGTTGCAGAGAGAACAACTTCACGTTCTGTGCCTTTTGGGAGCTCCGGTCCTGCTGTCAAACCTTACCTAAGTTCCAGAGTAAG CCGTTCGGATTCGCTTGTTGATAATCACAGTCCCCTAGCTCCACTGAGAATGGTGTCACCTTCTGCTTTTCAAAGCAATCATTCTGTGCATGCTTTTCACCCTTCTTTTGATGAAGGTCAACA ACCTTTTTTGTCCTCTCCAGCTGGGGATGATCATGCCAAGCTTCTTGGCAATTATCCCAATTTACTTGCTCATCAAGGTCAGTCCAGAGTCTCACCTAATCTTGGTTCTTATGATTCTGGAAGAAGTTATTTCGAGCAGGTGCCTAACATGCAAGGTTCAAAACAAACCAACTCCCCACATGTGCAGTCAGCAAATGGACTTACCTGGGAAAACCCACAGTTTACTCCTAATGACTCTAAAAG ATTCAATGGTTTTCACAGTTCCGCTGATTCTCAAGCTCCTCAGAGGTCTGTGCCATCTGCCAACAGTACTGGTGTTGCTGCTACCAGGTTCACCAGCTCACCTGTTTCAAAAAGAACTAGGTCTCCTCCACATTCTTCTGGTGAGGGCATATCAGGAGACTTGAATTCCACTCAATATGATAGTGAACG AGAAATGCAAGCCAAGGCAAAGCGACTGGCTCgtttcaagtttgaattgagtGAAGATGTGCAAACCAGTCCTGATGTTGCCGATCAAATAATTTCTACTAATAGACATGGACAGTCTGCTGGGGAGAGGCAAAAAATTGTTGGTGCACCTTCTTTAGAATCAGAAAAGGATTATCCTAATGATAATTCTCCATCTGATTATGAAAGCTTGGAAACATCCAGTATAATTATTGGTTTATGTCCAGATATGTGTCCTG AGTCAGAAAGGGCAGAACGAGAAAGAAAAGGGGATCTTGACCAGTTTGAACGCTTGGATGGGGATAGAAATCAAACTAGCAAATACCTTGCTGTTAAGAAG TATAATAGGACAGCAGAGAGGGAAGCCAATTTAATACGACCCATGCCGATCCTGCAGAAGACGGTTGGTTATCTGCTTGATTTGCTAGATCAGCCTTATGATGAAAGGTTTCTTGGCTTGTACAATTTTCTATGGGATAGGATGCGAGCTATTCGGATGGACCTGAGGATGCAGCATATTTTTAACCAAGAAGCTATTACCATGCTGGAACAGATG ATAAGGCTTCACATAATGGCCATGCATGAGCTATGTGAATACACTAAAGGAGAGGGCTTTTCCGAGGGATTTGATGCACACCTCAATATTGAACAGATGAATAAAGCATCAGTTGAATTGTTTCAGATGTATGATGATCATAGGAAAAAGGGGATAAGCGTGCCAACAGAAAAAGAATTTCGAGGTTATTATGCACTTCTTAAATTGGACAAACATCCTGGGTACAAA GTTGAACCAACAGAACTATCATTGGATCTAGCAAAGATGACTCCGGAAATAAGACAAACTCCAGAGGTATTATTTGCCCGTGAAGTTGCAAG AGCTTGTAGAATGGGTAATTTTCTTGCCTTCTTTCGACTTGCAAGGAAAGCTAGTTATCTTCAAGCATGCCTAATGCATGCTCATTTCGCCAAG TTACGAACCCAGGCACTTGCCGCCTTACACTCCGGTCTACTGAATAGCCAAGGTCTGCCTGTTGCCCATGTAGGCAGGTGGCTTGGTATGGAG GATGAGGACATAGAAAGCCTTTTAGAGTACCATGGGTTTCTGATAAAGGAATATGAGGAGCCATATATGGTAAAGGAAGGCCAATTTCTTAATAGTGATAGTGATTATCCTACCAAGTGTTCAAAACTTGTCCACATGAAAAGGTCAAAATCGATGGTTGAGGATATTTTGGCTTCTACTCAAGCTATATCCTTGCCTACTGAAGCTAAAAAAGAAATTCAGTTGGATAAGATCTTGAAGCATGACACAACAGCTATTTCTTCTGTTGGAAGGAAAATTTCAGTCTCTGCAGTTGATGAAGAAATGCCTGATTCTGCAATCATTTCATCCCCCAAAATTACCAGACCAGTGCCGCCCTTAATTGAGACATTGATGGTTGATCGACAAGGTCAAGATGGCCACAAGGTGACTACCACCTGTACTTCACCTCGGAGTTTGTCTGTAGCTCATACTTCCCCTAAACCCCAGCCAGCTAGAAATGTATCTGAGGGGAAACGAGGCAATGATTCTCTTTTCAGAATGTCTCCAGAGAATAAGATTGCTTTTGGCACAGAAGTTTTTCCTATCCAAATTGTGTCAAGAACGTCTCAGCGATATAGATCCCCCAGTTTTAGGAGATATGATTGTTCTGTAGAGAATACATTGCCTCAAATTGTAGCTGTTAATAACTTAGAAGGTGAAGAACCTTCCGTTGCTCATCAAGAAAAGGAGAAGGATGAAGATATGATAAGTGAAAATGATGAAGCtatggaaaatgaaaaatatgaagttaTGGCTAGTCATTTAGAGGAAGCTGCTGCAGCTAAACTCAAGCTAATCTTAAG GTTGTGGAGGCGTCGTTGTTCAAAGCAAAAGGAGTTGCATAAGCAAAGGAAGCTAGCTGTGAATGCTGCACTAAATTCATTGTCACTGGGACCACCAATTCAAAATAACAAAGTT CAACCATTCACTCGTGGTGAGTTTGATATTGATCATGTCATGGAGGAGAGATGTGAGAAACATGAACGGTCGTGGTCAAAGCTGAATGTTTCAGATGTGATAGCAGGTATACTTGGCAGAAGAAACCGAGATGCTAAGTTTCTGTGTTGGAAAATTATTGTATGCTCTCAGGACAGTCAAGGGGAGGAACACACACTGAGAAGCCATGTTTCCCATTTTGCAGCAGTGTCATGGTTGTTTTCGAAGCTTATGCCTCCAAGAAATGACAATGATGATGATCTGGTAGTTTCATCTCCTGGCCTTTCAATATGGAAGAAGTGGCTTCCTAGCCAATCTGTTTCTGATTTGACCTGCTGCTTTTCAGTTGTTAAAGAGGCAAAAATTAACCATCCAAATGATGCTGTATGTGGTGCAAGTGCAGTTCTGTTTCTTGTATCTGAAAGCATCCCGTGGAAGcttcaaaaaattcaacttaATAATCTTCTGACGTCAATACCTTCCAGTTCCTGCCTTCCTCTTCTGATCCTTAGTAGCTCATATAATGATGAGGTTTTAGATCCTTCTGCTGTTATAGTCAATGGATTGGGCCTCCATGACATTGACAAGTCAAGGGTGAAGAGTTTTACGGTTAAATTCCTTGTTGGCAACCATCAAATGGGTTACTTGGATGGATTTTTCAGTGACAAGCAACTAAGGGAAGGACTAGAGTGGCTGGCAAATGAGTCACCTGTACAACCTGTTGTTCATTGTGTTAAAACACGTGAACTCATCCTGACTCACTTGGGTTCTGCACTGGAGATGCTTAACAAGTTAAGTGATTATCAAGTGAGTCCAAACCACTGTGTATCAGCTTTCAATGAAGCCTTGGATCAGTCGTGGGAGGAAATTGTGGCTGCTGCCAAAGCAAATCCTTCCAATTGGCCCTGTCCCGAGATTGCAATGGTGGTGAATTCTGATGATGAATATTTCATGCAGAATTGTTGTGTGCCACCCTTAGGATGGAGCTCTGCTGCAAGAATAGAATCACTTAAGTGTTCATTACAGAACTTAAAACTTCCAGCTTTTCCTGATGATATATACTGGTTGAGCAGAGGTTCTAACATGGGCAAGGAGATTGAGATTCAGAGATCACAACTTGAAAATTGTTTGATTAGATATTTGACGCAATCATGCGACTTGATGGGCATTCGACTTGCAACAAAAGAGGCATTCGTAATGCTACAAAGAAGCACAAGGCTTGAGCTGCAAAACCTGACCTACTACATGGTTCCAAACTGGGTTGTGATTTTCCGGCGGATTTTTAATTGGAGATTAATGAGTTTAACCAATGGGGTCTTATCTCCAGTTTATGTTCTGGAGGAGCATTTTGCTGCTTCAGCTTCATATAATCTTGATAAGTTAGGACTCAAAGGTACTCTATCTTTGTCCCCGTATAgcttaagtaatctatctttagaTGAAGTACTGGATGTTGGCTTCAGCTCACTTTTGACCCAGAGGACTCACTTTCAGCCAGAAGCTCACCGACATCTACCAGCGATAGCGTCAAATGGTGAAGTACAAGAACCTCACTCTCAGCTAGAAGTTCACCGGCATCTATTAGCAATAGCGGCAAATGGTGAAGTTCAAGAACCTCACTCTCAGCCAGAAGTTCATCGGCATCTATTAGCAGTAGCGTCAAATGGTGAAGTACAAGAACCTCTGTCACAGCCAGAAGTTCATCGGCATCTACTAGCAATACCATCAAACGGTGAAGTTCAAGAACCTGCTGAAATAATTAACTTAGaagaggatgaaaaaaattcctCACTGAACGATAAATTTGTCGTGGCAGATAATGTTTTCAACACTAACAGAAAATCAGACCAGACAGCCAGTGAAATAACGTTGCCCAGAAATGTGATGAGGGAAGCCGAAAATTTAAGCAATTTGCTTGAGCGATGCTACTTTGTGCAGAACACAAATGAGAAGAAGCTGTCTGTTTTTTTCTGA
- the LOC123211405 gene encoding SAC3 family protein B-like isoform X6: MVPSRSDSLVDNHSPLAPLRMVSPSAFQSNHSVHAFHPSFDEGQQPFLSSPAGDDHAKLLGNYPNLLAHQGQSRVSPNLGSYDSGRSYFEQVPNMQGSKQTNSPHVQSANGLTWENPQFTPNDSKRFNGFHSSADSQAPQRSVPSANSTGVAATRFTSSPVSKRTRSPPHSSGEGISGDLNSTQYDSEREMQAKAKRLARFKFELSEDVQTSPDVADQIISTNRHGQSAGERQKIVGAPSLESEKDYPNDNSPSDYESLETSSIIIGLCPDMCPESERAERERKGDLDQFERLDGDRNQTSKYLAVKKYNRTAEREANLIRPMPILQKTVGYLLDLLDQPYDERFLGLYNFLWDRMRAIRMDLRMQHIFNQEAITMLEQMIRLHIMAMHELCEYTKGEGFSEGFDAHLNIEQMNKASVELFQMYDDHRKKGISVPTEKEFRGYYALLKLDKHPGYKVEPTELSLDLAKMTPEIRQTPEVLFAREVARACRMGNFLAFFRLARKASYLQACLMHAHFAKLRTQALAALHSGLLNSQGLPVAHVGRWLGMEDEDIESLLEYHGFLIKEYEEPYMVKEGQFLNSDSDYPTKCSKLVHMKRSKSMVEDILASTQAISLPTEAKKEIQLDKILKHDTTAISSVGRKISVSAVDEEMPDSAIISSPKITRPVPPLIETLMVDRQGQDGHKVTTTCTSPRSLSVAHTSPKPQPARNVSEGKRGNDSLFRMSPENKIAFGTEVFPIQIVSRTSQRYRSPSFRRYDCSVENTLPQIVAVNNLEGEEPSVAHQEKEKDEDMISENDEAMENEKYEVMASHLEEAAAAKLKLILRLWRRRCSKQKELHKQRKLAVNAALNSLSLGPPIQNNKVQPFTRGEFDIDHVMEERCEKHERSWSKLNVSDVIAGILGRRNRDAKFLCWKIIVCSQDSQGEEHTLRSHVSHFAAVSWLFSKLMPPRNDNDDDLVVSSPGLSIWKKWLPSQSVSDLTCCFSVVKEAKINHPNDAVCGASAVLFLVSESIPWKLQKIQLNNLLTSIPSSSCLPLLILSSSYNDEVLDPSAVIVNGLGLHDIDKSRVKSFTVKFLVGNHQMGYLDGFFSDKQLREGLEWLANESPVQPVVHCVKTRELILTHLGSALEMLNKLSDYQVSPNHCVSAFNEALDQSWEEIVAAAKANPSNWPCPEIAMVVNSDDEYFMQNCCVPPLGWSSAARIESLKCSLQNLKLPAFPDDIYWLSRGSNMGKEIEIQRSQLENCLIRYLTQSCDLMGIRLATKEAFVMLQRSTRLELQNLTYYMVPNWVVIFRRIFNWRLMSLTNGVLSPVYVLEEHFAASASYNLDKLGLKGTLSLSPYSLSNLSLDEVLDVGFSSLLTQRTHFQPEAHRHLPAIASNGEVQEPHSQLEVHRHLLAIAANGEVQEPHSQPEVHRHLLAVASNGEVQEPLSQPEVHRHLLAIPSNGEVQEPAEIINLEEDEKNSSLNDKFVVADNVFNTNRKSDQTASEITLPRNVMREAENLSNLLERCYFVQNTNEKKLSVFF, from the exons ATGGTTCCTAG CCGTTCGGATTCGCTTGTTGATAATCACAGTCCCCTAGCTCCACTGAGAATGGTGTCACCTTCTGCTTTTCAAAGCAATCATTCTGTGCATGCTTTTCACCCTTCTTTTGATGAAGGTCAACA ACCTTTTTTGTCCTCTCCAGCTGGGGATGATCATGCCAAGCTTCTTGGCAATTATCCCAATTTACTTGCTCATCAAGGTCAGTCCAGAGTCTCACCTAATCTTGGTTCTTATGATTCTGGAAGAAGTTATTTCGAGCAGGTGCCTAACATGCAAGGTTCAAAACAAACCAACTCCCCACATGTGCAGTCAGCAAATGGACTTACCTGGGAAAACCCACAGTTTACTCCTAATGACTCTAAAAG ATTCAATGGTTTTCACAGTTCCGCTGATTCTCAAGCTCCTCAGAGGTCTGTGCCATCTGCCAACAGTACTGGTGTTGCTGCTACCAGGTTCACCAGCTCACCTGTTTCAAAAAGAACTAGGTCTCCTCCACATTCTTCTGGTGAGGGCATATCAGGAGACTTGAATTCCACTCAATATGATAGTGAACG AGAAATGCAAGCCAAGGCAAAGCGACTGGCTCgtttcaagtttgaattgagtGAAGATGTGCAAACCAGTCCTGATGTTGCCGATCAAATAATTTCTACTAATAGACATGGACAGTCTGCTGGGGAGAGGCAAAAAATTGTTGGTGCACCTTCTTTAGAATCAGAAAAGGATTATCCTAATGATAATTCTCCATCTGATTATGAAAGCTTGGAAACATCCAGTATAATTATTGGTTTATGTCCAGATATGTGTCCTG AGTCAGAAAGGGCAGAACGAGAAAGAAAAGGGGATCTTGACCAGTTTGAACGCTTGGATGGGGATAGAAATCAAACTAGCAAATACCTTGCTGTTAAGAAG TATAATAGGACAGCAGAGAGGGAAGCCAATTTAATACGACCCATGCCGATCCTGCAGAAGACGGTTGGTTATCTGCTTGATTTGCTAGATCAGCCTTATGATGAAAGGTTTCTTGGCTTGTACAATTTTCTATGGGATAGGATGCGAGCTATTCGGATGGACCTGAGGATGCAGCATATTTTTAACCAAGAAGCTATTACCATGCTGGAACAGATG ATAAGGCTTCACATAATGGCCATGCATGAGCTATGTGAATACACTAAAGGAGAGGGCTTTTCCGAGGGATTTGATGCACACCTCAATATTGAACAGATGAATAAAGCATCAGTTGAATTGTTTCAGATGTATGATGATCATAGGAAAAAGGGGATAAGCGTGCCAACAGAAAAAGAATTTCGAGGTTATTATGCACTTCTTAAATTGGACAAACATCCTGGGTACAAA GTTGAACCAACAGAACTATCATTGGATCTAGCAAAGATGACTCCGGAAATAAGACAAACTCCAGAGGTATTATTTGCCCGTGAAGTTGCAAG AGCTTGTAGAATGGGTAATTTTCTTGCCTTCTTTCGACTTGCAAGGAAAGCTAGTTATCTTCAAGCATGCCTAATGCATGCTCATTTCGCCAAG TTACGAACCCAGGCACTTGCCGCCTTACACTCCGGTCTACTGAATAGCCAAGGTCTGCCTGTTGCCCATGTAGGCAGGTGGCTTGGTATGGAG GATGAGGACATAGAAAGCCTTTTAGAGTACCATGGGTTTCTGATAAAGGAATATGAGGAGCCATATATGGTAAAGGAAGGCCAATTTCTTAATAGTGATAGTGATTATCCTACCAAGTGTTCAAAACTTGTCCACATGAAAAGGTCAAAATCGATGGTTGAGGATATTTTGGCTTCTACTCAAGCTATATCCTTGCCTACTGAAGCTAAAAAAGAAATTCAGTTGGATAAGATCTTGAAGCATGACACAACAGCTATTTCTTCTGTTGGAAGGAAAATTTCAGTCTCTGCAGTTGATGAAGAAATGCCTGATTCTGCAATCATTTCATCCCCCAAAATTACCAGACCAGTGCCGCCCTTAATTGAGACATTGATGGTTGATCGACAAGGTCAAGATGGCCACAAGGTGACTACCACCTGTACTTCACCTCGGAGTTTGTCTGTAGCTCATACTTCCCCTAAACCCCAGCCAGCTAGAAATGTATCTGAGGGGAAACGAGGCAATGATTCTCTTTTCAGAATGTCTCCAGAGAATAAGATTGCTTTTGGCACAGAAGTTTTTCCTATCCAAATTGTGTCAAGAACGTCTCAGCGATATAGATCCCCCAGTTTTAGGAGATATGATTGTTCTGTAGAGAATACATTGCCTCAAATTGTAGCTGTTAATAACTTAGAAGGTGAAGAACCTTCCGTTGCTCATCAAGAAAAGGAGAAGGATGAAGATATGATAAGTGAAAATGATGAAGCtatggaaaatgaaaaatatgaagttaTGGCTAGTCATTTAGAGGAAGCTGCTGCAGCTAAACTCAAGCTAATCTTAAG GTTGTGGAGGCGTCGTTGTTCAAAGCAAAAGGAGTTGCATAAGCAAAGGAAGCTAGCTGTGAATGCTGCACTAAATTCATTGTCACTGGGACCACCAATTCAAAATAACAAAGTT CAACCATTCACTCGTGGTGAGTTTGATATTGATCATGTCATGGAGGAGAGATGTGAGAAACATGAACGGTCGTGGTCAAAGCTGAATGTTTCAGATGTGATAGCAGGTATACTTGGCAGAAGAAACCGAGATGCTAAGTTTCTGTGTTGGAAAATTATTGTATGCTCTCAGGACAGTCAAGGGGAGGAACACACACTGAGAAGCCATGTTTCCCATTTTGCAGCAGTGTCATGGTTGTTTTCGAAGCTTATGCCTCCAAGAAATGACAATGATGATGATCTGGTAGTTTCATCTCCTGGCCTTTCAATATGGAAGAAGTGGCTTCCTAGCCAATCTGTTTCTGATTTGACCTGCTGCTTTTCAGTTGTTAAAGAGGCAAAAATTAACCATCCAAATGATGCTGTATGTGGTGCAAGTGCAGTTCTGTTTCTTGTATCTGAAAGCATCCCGTGGAAGcttcaaaaaattcaacttaATAATCTTCTGACGTCAATACCTTCCAGTTCCTGCCTTCCTCTTCTGATCCTTAGTAGCTCATATAATGATGAGGTTTTAGATCCTTCTGCTGTTATAGTCAATGGATTGGGCCTCCATGACATTGACAAGTCAAGGGTGAAGAGTTTTACGGTTAAATTCCTTGTTGGCAACCATCAAATGGGTTACTTGGATGGATTTTTCAGTGACAAGCAACTAAGGGAAGGACTAGAGTGGCTGGCAAATGAGTCACCTGTACAACCTGTTGTTCATTGTGTTAAAACACGTGAACTCATCCTGACTCACTTGGGTTCTGCACTGGAGATGCTTAACAAGTTAAGTGATTATCAAGTGAGTCCAAACCACTGTGTATCAGCTTTCAATGAAGCCTTGGATCAGTCGTGGGAGGAAATTGTGGCTGCTGCCAAAGCAAATCCTTCCAATTGGCCCTGTCCCGAGATTGCAATGGTGGTGAATTCTGATGATGAATATTTCATGCAGAATTGTTGTGTGCCACCCTTAGGATGGAGCTCTGCTGCAAGAATAGAATCACTTAAGTGTTCATTACAGAACTTAAAACTTCCAGCTTTTCCTGATGATATATACTGGTTGAGCAGAGGTTCTAACATGGGCAAGGAGATTGAGATTCAGAGATCACAACTTGAAAATTGTTTGATTAGATATTTGACGCAATCATGCGACTTGATGGGCATTCGACTTGCAACAAAAGAGGCATTCGTAATGCTACAAAGAAGCACAAGGCTTGAGCTGCAAAACCTGACCTACTACATGGTTCCAAACTGGGTTGTGATTTTCCGGCGGATTTTTAATTGGAGATTAATGAGTTTAACCAATGGGGTCTTATCTCCAGTTTATGTTCTGGAGGAGCATTTTGCTGCTTCAGCTTCATATAATCTTGATAAGTTAGGACTCAAAGGTACTCTATCTTTGTCCCCGTATAgcttaagtaatctatctttagaTGAAGTACTGGATGTTGGCTTCAGCTCACTTTTGACCCAGAGGACTCACTTTCAGCCAGAAGCTCACCGACATCTACCAGCGATAGCGTCAAATGGTGAAGTACAAGAACCTCACTCTCAGCTAGAAGTTCACCGGCATCTATTAGCAATAGCGGCAAATGGTGAAGTTCAAGAACCTCACTCTCAGCCAGAAGTTCATCGGCATCTATTAGCAGTAGCGTCAAATGGTGAAGTACAAGAACCTCTGTCACAGCCAGAAGTTCATCGGCATCTACTAGCAATACCATCAAACGGTGAAGTTCAAGAACCTGCTGAAATAATTAACTTAGaagaggatgaaaaaaattcctCACTGAACGATAAATTTGTCGTGGCAGATAATGTTTTCAACACTAACAGAAAATCAGACCAGACAGCCAGTGAAATAACGTTGCCCAGAAATGTGATGAGGGAAGCCGAAAATTTAAGCAATTTGCTTGAGCGATGCTACTTTGTGCAGAACACAAATGAGAAGAAGCTGTCTGTTTTTTTCTGA